The Anticarsia gemmatalis isolate Benzon Research Colony breed Stoneville strain chromosome 1, ilAntGemm2 primary, whole genome shotgun sequence sequence TATTCGTCAACTCGGCCGCAATAAACTCGTCCGCGCGGTCGAGTTGGGAAGATTTAAATCTACCTATAATTTCATTGTGCATCTCGACCGTAGGAACATTCACTATGCGGTCGAGTCGACCCGGCaaatttttgtgattttttttattcgtcatCTCGACCgagtacaaaatgtacattCGGGTAGAAAATGTTTAAGGCATATCAtggaaagatttattttgttaggcAAATTAAAATGCGTGCTGTGCTAACATAACGATCGTAGATGTTTCATTACAATCACcgtttagttttgtaaaatgtagcATTTTTATCCTGATtagttaaaatagttttctcTGTCTCGCAAAATAGTTTTGTCTTTCTTtcgcaactttgaattttttttggaGGAAAGAAATGAAGTAATAATCAACTGAGCTATGCCAGATTATAGTTTATATCTAAGCTTCAATTATTTTGGCTTATATAATCTTATAGAGTACGCTAttgtttcgaaaaaaaaaaatctttttatctgtccttaattaaaattttaagttattaacaaaGTACCTATACCTCATAAGAAAAGCATctgtctaatattttatatacatatatatagattatcatttgataaaaatatacacaaaattgtaatataaaataataaaaaaataaactttatttatttgtttatttatttagttaagtgtttttaaaaggttaGCACCAGCGCCAGCGGTgtaaaatagttacaaataatttttaattgatctgtgatttttaaaatgttctctGATTTCTAAAATGATTTGTGTGATATTATAAACAGTAGTGTTAATTTGTTCAAGTAATTTGTAAGtcaaatactttaataattattgtacatgTTGTTGATATCTACCGATTGTTGATTCCTATTAGACTaagcatttttatattgatgttgATTATGTTGATTTTTCAGAAATATACATGTTCTAATTGAAtcggatttttattttacccatagaagaacaaaaattaaattaaaaacgaaacacTTTTGTTGATCACTGTACAATAATGCCTCATATTTTCAATGTCGGTCGAGTTGACGAATACAAGATACGAAAAAATAGCTTCATCAACTCGACCACGTGGTTCGGCCGAGatgcacaataaaaaaatagttaatgttTAAACTTCCCGACTCGACCTCGCGGACGAGTTTATTGCGGCCGAGTTGACGAATAAGTCCCTGTAGCAATTTATCATCCTCAGTTTTATAATGCTAAGGTATAATTCTCAGTATCTAACTTAGCAACTTCGCAATAATTACATAACAGACAAAGAAAGTAAGCTATCTTTATCAATTTATCTACCATGATAGTAAAATGGATCAGTGAGATCAATTTTACAGGTATTATCAAATATGTAATCTTAACGAGATTACCTTAAGTTGCTATGAAAGTAAATACGTGACGTAATGCGAATTATAGAGAGCTAAATCCTTCAATCAGGCGGCAAGCATAAGCATAGTATgaacagtaattattatttcgcATTAGAgctcttacaatattttactcGGTGCAAACACTCTTCAGAATTTACCCACTATATCCTATCTAGGATTAGAGATCTTATGTTAAGCTATTCTATTATtccaattattgtttttttggaATAATATGTTTCGTGGCCCAGAGTACAGACCCCTTATATGACAGTAGGTTTGAACTTAATTTCATGGGACTATAGCACATACAGCATAGAAAAAAAGCCATCGAAACATGAGTGTATTTCACACACTGCATTAATATCTCAACTGGTGTCATGTAAGAGACGTTTGCCGTGAAGACTCTAGTCGCAATAAGCtaccataaattataatagcGAATGCACTAGTGGCTGTCTGATTGCTAGAGGCCTTATTATCAATGAGCCTTTATAGATAACATTACAAAATCACTCATGCAAAGTCCACGCCGGTATCTAATAAATCCCTGATAAGTACGGTAGCCTTTCGAGGCAAGATACGTAGAATATgtccaaggtacaacaggtgtTTCGGTACTGATGCTTCGAAGTAGTTCCGTCGGACACTCTCCAGGATTGACTTTGCAGCTTGACTTGGAGTTAAAGTGCCGAAATAGCTGGGTATTCTGGAAATGCGAAAATAGaaatgttaaatagaaaatgttctGGTAGacatttaaatagttattttgtctACAGCAATACGtaataatattgcaaatttTGATTTGACCTTCTTTGAGTAAGACTTGAAGATTAAcctaatgaaaagaaaaatttgGAATTCGCCAAACTTTCACCTGTGTTACTTTAAAAGTATAGAATctagattttattgtttttgccagggttaatttaatttttgtactACATCAGGACACTTTTGGAATGACAAAAGAAGCATTAATTTCACATATTTGGTACATAAtcaattagtataaaaaaatcgaaGATGGTGCTAGTTCTAGTGTATTAAGTTCTTTTAAACTAGGTTGTAAGCTTGAACATGCACCTATTCCTTTTAAAACTaagttaagtaagtatataaagaaCTACTATACTAACCTCAGTCTCAAATCATTCTCATCACTAACAATGAAAGGATAAATATGGGTCAATGTGACATGCACTCCATCAATCTTGTTCACTCTCAGGTCTTCCATCAAAGACTCAGCAAGACCCTGGACAGCAAACTGGGCGACACTCAGAGGCATCTGGTCTTTAATGTAACTAAGACCAGCTACTGAGGTCAAGGCTACGATATGACCACGGTTCTTAGCTTTCATTGCGGGCAGGAAGTGGTCGATGAGctggaaatataaatatagttttgttattatctgtttaaaaatataaatgttatcttTGTTTACTCTGTGATGTACTGTCGAAAAAAGTGTGGCCTTGtgacctatttattttaataatacatgtgtttaatataaatatgtactggTAGAAACAATTactcaaaaagtaaaaaaaaaatatttatattgttcatTACAATTTTCAACAGATAGGTTTGTTATAGATAGATATGCTAAGACAGGTCTAATGAATAGAAAGGTTTGTTTTAAAGACTATGCTATAGCTGAAAAAGAAGTATAAAGAGAGAAAACTATAGGATAATGCAGAATAAACACTTACCCAGAAGTAAGAAGTCAAAGTGAGGTCTAAAGTATCATGAATATCCAAAGGAGGCTGTGTTAACAATGACCTAGGGCTAGGTATACCGCAGCAATAAAAGATCATGCTGACAAAACCCAAGTCCTTTTTAACTTGAGCAGCTAACGCTTGGACATTTTCTTTCCTTGTGACGTCGCAAGTGTAGACTGCAGCTGAACCTCCTTTCTTTTTGATGAATTCTACTGTGTCTTCATTGGATCTGCTGTTTTTGTCTACACATAGGACTATTGCACCTAGATCTGCTAGTTGTATTGCTATTTCACGACCCACTCCTCTGCCTGAACCGATGACCTGAAAAGTTGGAATATGTTAATTAGTAGTGCTATATTTTCTTCATAGAATTATGACTATGTTCACTTGCTATAAAAATTGCAAAGTATTCATTCATATTCTTCATGTAACAGATGAATAACCAACCTTTAACCAGCTTAATAAATGTGCCATCTACCTTTTAGAAGGTGGATTCAATTCTTGACTTGattatgtttactttatttgatgAATTTGGATTAGATAGCTGAACATGTATCAGAAATTGTTGTCAATATTTCTAGTATGAATATGgttttttttcaaagtaaattatttaaaatagttacaCTTACCATAGCAGTTTCCAATCTCACAGACTTCAGTGGAGGTGGTTTAAACAGTTCATAAGCTGCCTGCAGAACCGCACACATTGCATTGAACACCACCCATGCAATGTCCACCAGTAGAATGCACAGTGAGTACACTCTAAGCAACATTTTGATcggaaataatatattcaaaactaGTCCTATTAAACTGTTCAATAACTTTGCTTCCtgaaaagagaaaataatactgtattaaaaaaatataagtaggtaacatgaagttctaataatattttaagtatgcataaataatagaataaaataaacattataaatatgttttatagtaaaaaatgtattgcaatttataaatataaataaaagcctCTTACCATTTAAAACGATCACAAGCCAATGGCCTTAGTGACTTAATATAAATGTAGGTAGGTGTCAGCAATTATTGTAAACAATGTAAACTTAGCACCAACTCGTGCGTTCACGCGTGATAACTATAGGGCAACAGTAGCGCCTAATTCAGTAGAAACTTATTACAACTACTTCAACAAGATAGTAAACGGAACTAAATGAAATTcagtataaatattgaatatgatAAGTTGTGtcataattaattgataataagCGGTACTAGATAAATGTTATACATACGTAACGATAAGAATCAAGTCACAAAAATGCTTGGCTTGCTTGACAACAACTTTGCGATGCGGTCTTTGCTCTAACAGCTGATGATTAGGTAGATTGGTAGTTTTGGTAGAATTCACTAATGTCATACTGCCTTCAAAACAATTACAAAGCTAATAAACAAAGGATAACTATTTatatgaattataatatattttaaagagatttttatgacactacaatagttattgtgtttttttttctgctaTGCGTAGACTAGTCTAGTCaataaaaattctcaaaaaaatattagtacaaataaaaaaaataagtagagaTCATTTATGTATACGTTCTGAATTCAGTGAACATATTACTATACCGTGTAATAAAACCTACTTCAGAACATAAGTCATATGTTATGTCATAATTATGAGAATTATGAAAGTGGTTGGAGTGAAATAATATCTTGATCGTTTTATATGATAGTGTTTACAAAAGGAAAAGTCACAAAATAAAACCTTGGATAAAATTAAATCGTTCAGGAATAAAAGGAACGATTTTGAGTGACATTGACATTTGTTTACTATCGATTTGCTGTCAATGTcagtcacacaaatattttgagactgaaataaatagttaataaatCCCCA is a genomic window containing:
- the LOC142987477 gene encoding epidermal retinol dehydrogenase 2-like isoform X2, giving the protein MLLRVYSLCILLVDIAWVVFNAMCAVLQAAYELFKPPPLKSVRLETAMVIGSGRGVGREIAIQLADLGAIVLCVDKNSRSNEDTVEFIKKKGGSAAVYTCDVTRKENVQALAAQVKKDLGFVSMIFYCCGIPSPRSLLTQPPLDIHDTLDLTLTSYFWLIDHFLPAMKAKNRGHIVALTSVAGLSYIKDQMPLSVAQFAVQGLAESLMEDLRVNKIDGVHVTLTHIYPFIVSDENDLRLRIPSYFGTLTPSQAAKSILESVRRNYFEASVPKHLLYLGHILRILPRKATVLIRDLLDTGVDFA
- the LOC142987477 gene encoding epidermal retinol dehydrogenase 2-like isoform X1, translated to MEAKLLNSLIGLVLNILFPIKMLLRVYSLCILLVDIAWVVFNAMCAVLQAAYELFKPPPLKSVRLETAMVIGSGRGVGREIAIQLADLGAIVLCVDKNSRSNEDTVEFIKKKGGSAAVYTCDVTRKENVQALAAQVKKDLGFVSMIFYCCGIPSPRSLLTQPPLDIHDTLDLTLTSYFWLIDHFLPAMKAKNRGHIVALTSVAGLSYIKDQMPLSVAQFAVQGLAESLMEDLRVNKIDGVHVTLTHIYPFIVSDENDLRLRIPSYFGTLTPSQAAKSILESVRRNYFEASVPKHLLYLGHILRILPRKATVLIRDLLDTGVDFA